A genomic region of Dreissena polymorpha isolate Duluth1 chromosome 4, UMN_Dpol_1.0, whole genome shotgun sequence contains the following coding sequences:
- the LOC127879717 gene encoding uncharacterized protein LOC127879717 isoform X1, which translates to MYSNEVWPSIKINRNCTINYASTERKGGKMYQQETTTVFLFGFFLNACKGADLVLIPFSSINVTTNATSFVQNMPIYKVNDGVVNDLSIERSFSNCTCCAALSRPSWVQLTLDNIYLVERVLIYGTGYFVHPDNNFNISVSMGLTEESLQEEQFTSKNMTFAEKTLNPPREIQFVRVTVYRVAGVDDDFMGLCEIMIYRQAAAVCEKSYYVLFAATLAVSLVLGVVLAAVIIFLVVYIRRRHHQSTGRISADTESSPQNDYEDLSTNRNHSNYDCLQMPTFEKPGRTENIARSKAASTNRLGQ; encoded by the exons ATGTACTCCAATGAAGTGTGGCCGTCTATTAAGATAAATAGAAATTGCACTATAAATTACGCCAGTACAGAACGTAAGGGTGGCAAAATGTATCAACAGGAAACGACTACCGTGTTTTTATTCGGATTTTTTCTGAATGCATGCAAAGGCGCCG ACCTCGTGTTGATCCCTTTTTCATCCATTAACGTGACAACAAATGCAACATCATTTGTGCAGAATATGCCCATATATAAAGTGAACGATGGTGTAGTAAATGACCTGTCCATAGAAAGATCATTTTCAAACTGTACTTGCTGCGCCGCCCTATCCAGACCATCTTGGGTACAGCTGACTCTGGACAATATATACCTCGTGGAAAGAGTTCTTATCTACGGAACTGGTTATTTTG TTCATCCCGATAACAACTTCAACATAAGTGTATCTATGGGTCTTACGGAGGAATCGCTTCAGGAAGAACAGTTTACATCGAAAAACATGACCTTTGCGGAGAAGACACTAAATCCTCCACGCGAAATACAGTTTGTACGGGTCACTGTTTATCGGGTGGCTGGTGTCGACGACGACTTTATGGGATTGTGTGAAATTATGATATACCGACAAGCAG CCGCGGTCTGTGAGAAATCGTATTACGTCTTATTTGCTGCAACGTTGGCTGTGTCTTTGGTCCTGGGAGTTGTTCTTGCCGCTGTTATAATATTTCTCGTGGTGTACATAAGAAGACGTCATCACca ATCTACTGGGAGGATCTCTGCTGACACAGAATCGTCTCCTCAAAATGACTACGAGGACTTGTCAACAAACAGGAACCATAGCAACTATGATTGCCTTCAGATGCCAACAT